The candidate division WOR-3 bacterium genome segment TGTGGTCGAACTGGCACGAAATCGCCATTGCCGATACTGTGAACCTGCCACCCAGCATACCGGAGATACCGAGTGGGCCGGACACATGTCTGGTTGATTCGCTGGCAGAATTCTCGACCGCGGGAACCGACCCAAATGCGGATCGAATCTCGTACCAGTTCGACTGGGGCGATGGTGACACATCGCTCTGGAGTGCGCTGGTTGGTGGCGGCACCAGGGTCAAGATGTTGCATGCGTGGACGACAGCCGGCGAGTACATGCTCAGGGCAAGGGCCAGGGATGAAAAGGGCCTCCTATCGGACTGGTCAAACGTCCACTTCCTGACCGTACTCGACTCGCTGCCCTGAGCCCGCAACGAAGCAGGGCTGACACCGATAGAGGGGTTGACGCTGGCCCAAGCCGGCCAGACCCTGTTTTCAACGCTAGAAAGACTCGGAGACTCGGTAAGGACAGGCTGGGGCAAGAGGCTGAGGCGCAGATTCTGGATGCCGGCTTTCACGCCGAACCGCTCCAAATCGGGCCGCTTTCCGCTTGACTTTCGTTCTTTTCTGGCCAGAATATCGCCGAAATCAGCGGCGGTAGGATGATTCAGTCCGACTACAGCAATCATGACCTTTACAACATGGAGAACAGGGTTGGCGACTCACGGGGGGAATCATCGTTGCTGCTAGACTGAGCATCGAGCTCACTGCTCAAGACCCAGTGCGCCTGCCGCGCTTTGCCGGCGCGGTATTTCGCGGTGGTTTCGGTCTGGCGTTCCGTCGCGTAGCTTGTCCGTTTCCTCAACGTGAGTGCGGTGACTGCCTGCTCAGGGAGAAGTGCGCCTGGTCGTACGTATTTCTCACGCCCAGACCAGAGGGTGCCGGCATCATGCGCCGGTATGATACTGTACCTCATCCATTCGTCATCGAGCCGCCGCACGAAGAGCGGATTGAGTATTCAGCCGGCGCTGCCCTGACCTTCAACCTTGTTCTCATCGGCCGCGCCATAGAGTACCTCCCCTACTTTGTTCTTGCCTTTGAACAGATGGCCGCTCAGGGTCTAGGTCCGGGCCGGCCGCGGCTCAAAATCAGAAGTATCACGCAGGACGGAACGATTCTGTTCGATGCCTCCGCGCATACGTTTCGCGCTCCCCTGCGCAAACAACGACTGCACCTACGGCCGGGCGCAGACCGTTGCGGCCAAGTGAAACTGAACTTTCTTTCACCCACGCGCATCACCTACGCTGGCCGTATGTGCCGCAGGATTGACTTTCACATCCTCATCCGTTCGCTCTTACGCCGGCTCGGGCTTCTGGCCTACTTTCACGACCAGCCGGTAGAACTTGACTATACCGGACTCATCAAACAGGCGCAGCAAGTAAGAACGAGCGAGATGCATCTGGCCGGGTACGAATGGCGTCGCTACTCCGGCCGCCAGGAGCGGGAAGTAGAAATGGAAGGAATGACGGGCACGGTTACCTACGAAGGCAACATCGGCCCATTTCTGCCCTTCCTACGTGCGGGCGAACTTTTGCACGTCGGCAAGGGCACAAGCTTTGGTATGGGAAAATATGAACTGGAGGTGGGATGAACAATGACCGCGAATTCCAGACCGTAGTCCTGGCCGCGCTCCTGCACGACATCGGCAAGTTCGCCCAGCGCACCGGGGTTCAACCAGCCGGCTACGAATACTTTGCCGAAGATGACTTCGGTGCACACGGAGCGCACAGTAAGTGGAGCGCATGGTTTATTGAGAACTACTTGCCCGACTCCTTCAAGGCGGCCGGATCTCCTGTTCTGTTTCATCACAGGCCGTGCGATCGGCTCTCAGAGATCGTAGCGCGCGCGGACCGATTGTCAGCCGGAGAAAGAATTCCCGACTCGGGTGGCGCCATCTCGCAGTCAAGACTCGTTCCCATCCTTGGTCGGGTCTATCGCCCGCGGTGGTGCGAAAACGGATTCAGGCTGCGACCGCTTTCCATCAGGAAGGCAGATATCTTCCCGCTTGAGTCACAGACATCACCTGACCTCACCACCGAGTACCGTTCGCTCTGGCAACAGTTCGTTCAGGACGTATCTGTTCTCCGTGACAAGAACCCTCATTTCGGACCATTCCTCACCTCGTTGACCCATATCCTTCATAGGTACACCTGGTGTATTCCGAGCGCGGTTTATGGCTCTGAACCCGACATTTCGCTCTACGATCATCTAAAGTCGTCCGCCGCCATCGCTGCGGCACTTTTCGCGTCTGCCAATCCTGGCACATTTCGACTGATCGGCGGCGACATCGCCGGCATCCAGAACTTTATCTACCGCCTTGCATCCCCGGACGAAGCTCAATCCGGCATGGCGCACCGCCTGCGTGGACGTTCGTTCTACGTAGCACTGCTGGCCGATACGATTGCGTTGTCCGTGCTCGAAGAACTGGGGTTGCCCGCGACCAATGTCCTGTGGTGCGGCGGCGGCAATTTCGCCATTCTGGCCCATGATAACGCTGAGACGGACAAACTAGCGGCCCGACTCGAAAACTGGCTCTTGGAGCATTTCGAGGGAGAACTCGGACTGGCACTTGCCCATGTGGACATCGACGAAACCGGGTTAGTCCATTTTGCAGAGTCCCTGGACCGACTCGGTTTTGAGCTGCAGAAGGCAAAACAGCACAAATTTGCGTCGGTGGTATCGTATCACCAGCCTTTCGCTCTGGCCGGCGACGTGTGCCGCGTCTGCGGTAGCGACAGCACCGAAGCCCTCTGTGCGGAATGTGCCCGACACAAGCGAATCGGCCAGGTAATTCCTCGCAGCAGCTACCTCTATCGCATGCCGGCGGCCGGTATGTCCACGGTGGACTCAGTTGTCGAGTTTAGTGGACTTGGCGTTTCTTGGGGCTTCGCCCAAAACCTGCAGGACATACCGGCTGGAGCAACTGAAATCTACGCGCTCAACAGTACGGAGATGCCAGTTGCCTCTGTGCCGGCACACGTGGGTTGTGGCTTCAGGTTTCTCGGCCAGCAGGTTCCGGAGGACAATCGCGGTACGCTAACCTTCGAAGACTTGGAGAAGATGTGCCTTGGCGCCAGATTCCTCGGCGCTTTGCGAATGGATATGGACAACCTCGGCAAGATATTCCTCTTTGGACTTGGCGAGAACCGGACGATATCGAGAATTGCCGCGCTGAGCCGTTCAATAGACACTTTCTTCTCCGGCTTCCTGAACGAACTTGCCTCCGGTTATCGTACCGCCTACATTCTTTACTCCGGTGGAGACGACGCCTTCGTCGTCGCCTCCTGGAATGAGGCGATCGCTTTTGCCCATCAGCTCCAGAACGAACTTGAGACCTACACGTGCGGCAACAACCACATCAGTATTTCAGCCGGACTGCACCTATTCAAACACGCATTCCCCATCGGCATCGCGGCAAGGGTAGCGAAGGAAAAGCTGGAAGGCCTGGCCAAGGGGAACAAGTCGAATGGACGGGAAAAGAACTCCCTTGCCGTTTTCGAGTTTCCCTGTTTCTGGCCGCAAGCATGCGAAGCACTTGCTTTCGCAGAAGAAATCAAGAAGGGAATTGAGTCAAAACGCCTGGCGCGCAGGTTCGTGTACAATATTCTGGGAATCTACTGGACGCATTTCTCCGACGGCAGGGAGGACATCGGTTGGGTTCCGAGGTTCCTCTATCTGCTGAAGCGCAATGTGCCCGCCGAGACCGAGGACGGAAGGCCGAGCGAGCTATACGCCATGCTGCTCGCCCGGATGCCCACAATGATGAGAATTGCGCCCCTATGGGCAAATTGGGTACTTCTGGCAACACGAAGCTAAGGAGGTCTAATGTCTGCTGTGCTCGAAAAGTTCAAGACAAGCATAAGCAAAGAATCCAAGAGCTTCTTGGACAACGACATACTGGCAGAAGCTGAAAAACTGGGTAGGGAACTGTGCGGCGTCACCACCAGCAAGATGCGCCAGTACTTCGACGACATCAAGGGTCTGCGTCGCATGCTTGAGAGTGGTGCGACCGAACAGCAGGCCAAGGTTAAACTCCGCCTCGTACTATCGCGGTTGGCCTATGACGTCCAGAGAGCCGGCAGGAGTCAGCGTCCGCACATGGAGAAGTTGGAGAGCTTTCTGAAAGCATGCATCACCCGGGTACTGGATGGCCGCGACGTGGCCCAGGCGGTCAAGGACTTCGCTGTGTTCTTCGAATGCGTCTATGGGTACTTCTACGCTGGCTCGCGACCAAGCAACGAGGAGGAACAATGAACTACAAGTTCCTGGGAAACGTGATTATCTCTGGCACCATCAGGTGCGAGACGGCCTTGCACATCGGCGGTATGGTTGAAGGCTATGAAATCGGCGGAATGGACAATCCGATTATCCGCGACCCGGTTTCGGGATACCCCTACATTCCCGGTTCGTCAATCAAGGGGAAAATGCGCAGCCTCTTGGAATGGTCCAAAGGGCTCGTCCAGGTCGTCACCGCCAGTAATGAAAACAAGGAGAGCACCGTCGGCAAAGTCCACAGCTGTGAAGACGCCTCTTGTCCAGTCTGTCGTTCTTTCGGTGCGCCAGCAGAGCAGGCTCGCGCCGTTGGGCCGACCCGGCTCCTGATCCGGGACGCACATCCGACGGAAGAGACAAGAAAGATGCTCGACCGGTTGCAGGCTGAAAAAGGACTTCCCAAGGCCGAATGGAAATCAGAGAATTACCTGAATCGAATAACGGCCAAGGGGACACCGCGCACCATTGAGCGTGTGCCGCAAGGTTCCGAGTTCACGCTTGAGATGGTGTATGGGCTATTTCAGGTGGATGAGGAACAGGACATTGCCGACCTCGATCATCTTCGCTACGTCTTTGAGGCCATGCGCCTGCTGGAAGACTCTGCACTGGGCGGATATGGTTCACGCGGCTCAGGAAAGGTCTCTTTCAACCTTGGCGGGGGTGTTCTTCTTCGGACTACCGCAGACTATGAGAAGGGAACGTCTGGCACTACCATCTCCTTCGGCTTCCTCAGGGATACGAATATCAGCACCCTCAAGGATGCAATCAAAAAGAAACTGCAAGAAGCCAATGAAAGCGCTGACGCTGCATCTTAGGTGTCCGACCGGGTTCAAGAACTCCCTGCCTCGTTCCGATACACTCTTCGGTGCGGTGTGTTGGGGCCTATGGCTACTCTACGGCCAAGAGAGGCTTCAGCAGTTCCTTGAGAGCTACACCAACGACAATCCTGCGCTGCTCACCTCGTCGGCGTTTCCTTGCCTAACCGTTGGCGGACAGACGACACATCTTTTTCCCAAGCCAAAGTCCTGCCCTGCAGAACTGCAGTTCGACGAGAATCACCATGACCTAGCCAAGAGCTTTCGTAAGGTCAGGTACCTAGACGGCGATTTGTTTCAGTACTTCATCCAGGAAGGATTGACCGACCAGAACCTGTGGGAGTGGCTCTTACAGGACAAGGTGCAGCTCTCCGAAGACAGGCAGATTCTCTCCAAAGGCGGAGTGAAAACGCTGAGCGCAAGATCGGAAGTCGTGCCCGGGAACGCAATTGACCGGCTTTCAGGAGCCGCGCTCGAAGGGATGCTCTATCATTCAACCGAGTGGTTCTTCGGCCCGGACACAGACGCCTTTATCCTTGTTCGACTGGCCGAAGAGTGGGAGAAAAAAATCCTCGCTGTTTTTCGCTACTATGGTGACAAGGGGCTGGGCGGTGATAGCTCGGTCGGCAAAGGCGGGTACAGGCTTGAAGTAAGCAACGGACTCCCCTTCTGCGAACCGGTAGGTGGCAGGCGCTGGGTGACGCTATCGCTATACTACCCGCGACCGGATGAGTGGACGTTCTTCCGCCAAAACCTTGATCAAGCCTGGTATTCGGTAACGAAACGCAAGGGCAAGGTAGAAAGTGGATTTTCCCCAACGTCGAACATCTGGAAGAAGTCGGTGCTGATGCTGGAAGAAGGGTCCAGCTTTCCTGAAATGGACGGCTGCAGGAACTACGGAACGCTGGTGGAGGTCGGAACTCGGCCCGACGGTGGAAGCATACTGCAGCACGGCCTTGCCTTTGCTGTCCGTATGAGGTGAACCATGGATGCCAAGACTCAAGCCACCTACTACCTGAAACTTACTCCCCTCAGTCCGATACACATCGGATCGGGTCGGGAGTACTTTCCTCAGGAATACATCCCACAAGAAAACCCCGACCGCATTCTAATCGTGGACCTGGATCAGCTCATTCAGAAGTATCCCCGCATTGCCGACCAGAGCTTCTTGGCCGAACAACGCACGCCTCTCTGGGAGACTCGAGCGGGCGAACTCGTCCTGAGAGACGCTTCTCTGGTTCTTAACTCTGACAAGACAGACCGTCATACCTTGCAGGACATTAAGGCGTCTGCCAAGCGCGAAAATGTCTCAACCATCTGGGAATTCACAAAGACAGCCTACTCGCGTCCATACATACCCGGCAGCTCTGTCAAAGGAGCGGTGAGGACCGCCATAGCATACTACCTGCTCGCGACCTCACCGGAGACCTTTTCCCGCTTGAAACAAGTGATCGTAGCACGCAATCCACGGATTGAACCTGGTGACGGGTCCGCTGTCGAACAGCTAGTATTCACCGACGGCAATGGCGCGCATGACGACCTCATGCGCCTGTGGTCATTCAGCGACTCATCGCCGCTTGATTGCCACAAGACTCTCACTGTTGTGCAAGGCAGGCGGCTCTCGAGCACGCAACCTTTAGGGTTCAGGAACTGGTATGAAGCATTGACTGAAACTAGCGGCTCGCTTCGGCTTTGCGCAACGTACGATTCCGCCCTGGCGTCGTGCGGCGCATGGCGCCCGGTAAGGCCAGCCTGTTTCCCGAAGACCATAGGAGACATATTCACATGCTTGAACCGGTTTGCTGATGACATAATAGCCCATGAGCTCGCCTACTTTCGGAATCACCCGGCCAAGCCGCAGGAAACTGTGGATTTCTACCAGAATCTGAAGGAACGTCGCCAGCGTGGGGAGGTCTTGCTCTGCCTGGGCAAAGGCACTGGTTGGCACAAGAAGACGATAGGCCAACTTCTGCGCCAAGACCGAAGCTCTATCTTCAAAGACGTTGTGGTTGCATACCGACTCGGTAAAGGCCGACGTCGCTTCACCGACTTTCCGGTTTCCCGGGAAATGGCTATTCGCAACAGGAGACCGGGCGTATTTGGCTGGGCGCAGATGAGTATGGAAAGCAGGAAGTGAAGGAGAGGGAGAAAGGGATATGAGCATAGCAAATCAGAGCCCGGAAGTCCTTCTGATGCTCGTCGGCACCAGCCCGGAGCCGATCATCATCTCCATCAAGAAACTCCAGCCCAAACGGGTCCACTTCGTCTGCACGGCTGATTCGGAGAAGTACATTGATCGAGTTGTCGCGGACAGAAGACTTCTTCCCAGCCAGTTTGACAAAACAGTAATGCAGGGTCTGGAGACCCAGGAGACATATCGGGTAGTCAAGGAGCTCCATACCCGCTATCAGGCGAAACGAGTCGCCCTCGACATCACCGGCGGCAAGAAGGCGATGGTCGCCGGCGCGGCCCTGGCCGGGTTCCTGCTGGAGATGCCGGTGTACTATGTTGACTTCCGCGCGTTCGACCCTGAGAAACGCCGGCCCGTGCCTGGCAGTGAGTTCCTCGCCGAGCTGACCAACCCGTATCAGGTCTTCGGCAGTATCGAAGAGGCGCACGCTGATAGTTTGTTCAAGGCCGGTGACTACCGGGCGGCGCAGATGCTCTACGAAGCAATGTGCGGTCGGATTCCTGACCCGCGCAGTTGCGAGGTAAAGCGCTTGGTGAGCGCCGCGCTGGCGGCCTGGGACGACTTTGCCTTTGGTCAGGCCTGCGACCATCTTGCCAAGGCAATCGCCAGATCAGAGCAGTTCAAGGTTTTTGCCGCCCAGCGCGAGGTCTGGAAACGCCAGCTCAATCTGCTGGAAAAACTGAAGGACGACAACCGCGACCAGTACTTCGAACTGCTCAAGCGAACCGAATACTTCGAAGCGGCCGCAGTCTCGCTTGTCGCCAAAGCCCGGAGGTGGCTTGAAGCCGGGCAGACCAATATGGCGGCCATCGCCGCCTATCGTTTGCTTGAGCTTGCCGGTCAGCACCGCCTTGCCCTAAAGGGCATAGACGCATCCAAAGTTCAGCCCGAAATTCGCATCCAGCACGACACCGCATTCCGAGACCTTCAGAAGCAGATCCACGGCACAGATTCTGGCATCCGGGAGCAGCTTGGCCTACTCGACACGTGGAGCCTGCTCTACGTGCTCGGCGACAAGGTTCTACTAGGTGATAGCCCTTCGGTAAACGACCTAAAGAGACTCAAAAGCAAACTCAAAGCACGCAATGAACTGTGGCCCGAACATCGCAACGTCACGATGGACGAACAAGGGTCACGCGAGTTTCTGGGCTATGCTATCGGCTGGCTCAGACGTCTTGTGCCCGATATCGAGGCACGCGCCGATGAGGTCAGGCCGCCTGACTTCTAGGATGTTTGTCCGCGACCGAAGCGGCTGAAGATTGCCCTGCTCTTTAGACAATTTGGAGTGCTTTTCTTCTGCGTACTCACTACTCACTGCAAGGGAGTGGCCGGAGAGGGAGTAGCCAGAAAGGGAGTAGCCGGAAAGCCGGAGAGGGAGTGGCCGGAGAGGGAGTAGCCGGAAAGGGAGTAGGCAGAAAGGGGATGACCGGAAAGCCGGAGGGGTGACCGACGAGCCAGCCGTTGAACTGCTCTCTACCATCTGCTCCCTACTACCTGTCTCCCCAGCAATATGGCTACACTATACGTGACTGAACAGGGCGCAAAGCTCACCCGCGAATCGCGGCGGCTTCTG includes the following:
- a CDS encoding PKD domain-containing protein; this translates as MSNRRTKDCVTAGIAVLVLGWLGCKNLPPDRPSPPDGPNAGRVGIACRFTATATDPDGNLVALRFDWDNGDTSDWTTLFRSGDTASAQYAWPLPGNYKVSVQARDEKGLVSMWSNWHEIAIADTVNLPPSIPEIPSGPDTCLVDSLAEFSTAGTDPNADRISYQFDWGDGDTSLWSALVGGGTRVKMLHAWTTAGEYMLRARARDEKGLLSDWSNVHFLTVLDSLP
- the cas6 gene encoding CRISPR system precrRNA processing endoribonuclease RAMP protein Cas6 — its product is MRLPRFAGAVFRGGFGLAFRRVACPFPQRECGDCLLREKCAWSYVFLTPRPEGAGIMRRYDTVPHPFVIEPPHEERIEYSAGAALTFNLVLIGRAIEYLPYFVLAFEQMAAQGLGPGRPRLKIRSITQDGTILFDASAHTFRAPLRKQRLHLRPGADRCGQVKLNFLSPTRITYAGRMCRRIDFHILIRSLLRRLGLLAYFHDQPVELDYTGLIKQAQQVRTSEMHLAGYEWRRYSGRQEREVEMEGMTGTVTYEGNIGPFLPFLRAGELLHVGKGTSFGMGKYELEVG
- the cas10 gene encoding type III-A CRISPR-associated protein Cas10/Csm1, producing the protein MNNDREFQTVVLAALLHDIGKFAQRTGVQPAGYEYFAEDDFGAHGAHSKWSAWFIENYLPDSFKAAGSPVLFHHRPCDRLSEIVARADRLSAGERIPDSGGAISQSRLVPILGRVYRPRWCENGFRLRPLSIRKADIFPLESQTSPDLTTEYRSLWQQFVQDVSVLRDKNPHFGPFLTSLTHILHRYTWCIPSAVYGSEPDISLYDHLKSSAAIAAALFASANPGTFRLIGGDIAGIQNFIYRLASPDEAQSGMAHRLRGRSFYVALLADTIALSVLEELGLPATNVLWCGGGNFAILAHDNAETDKLAARLENWLLEHFEGELGLALAHVDIDETGLVHFAESLDRLGFELQKAKQHKFASVVSYHQPFALAGDVCRVCGSDSTEALCAECARHKRIGQVIPRSSYLYRMPAAGMSTVDSVVEFSGLGVSWGFAQNLQDIPAGATEIYALNSTEMPVASVPAHVGCGFRFLGQQVPEDNRGTLTFEDLEKMCLGARFLGALRMDMDNLGKIFLFGLGENRTISRIAALSRSIDTFFSGFLNELASGYRTAYILYSGGDDAFVVASWNEAIAFAHQLQNELETYTCGNNHISISAGLHLFKHAFPIGIAARVAKEKLEGLAKGNKSNGREKNSLAVFEFPCFWPQACEALAFAEEIKKGIESKRLARRFVYNILGIYWTHFSDGREDIGWVPRFLYLLKRNVPAETEDGRPSELYAMLLARMPTMMRIAPLWANWVLLATRS
- the csm2 gene encoding type III-A CRISPR-associated protein Csm2; protein product: MSAVLEKFKTSISKESKSFLDNDILAEAEKLGRELCGVTTSKMRQYFDDIKGLRRMLESGATEQQAKVKLRLVLSRLAYDVQRAGRSQRPHMEKLESFLKACITRVLDGRDVAQAVKDFAVFFECVYGYFYAGSRPSNEEEQ
- the csm3 gene encoding type III-A CRISPR-associated RAMP protein Csm3, whose translation is MNYKFLGNVIISGTIRCETALHIGGMVEGYEIGGMDNPIIRDPVSGYPYIPGSSIKGKMRSLLEWSKGLVQVVTASNENKESTVGKVHSCEDASCPVCRSFGAPAEQARAVGPTRLLIRDAHPTEETRKMLDRLQAEKGLPKAEWKSENYLNRITAKGTPRTIERVPQGSEFTLEMVYGLFQVDEEQDIADLDHLRYVFEAMRLLEDSALGGYGSRGSGKVSFNLGGGVLLRTTADYEKGTSGTTISFGFLRDTNISTLKDAIKKKLQEANESADAAS
- the csm4 gene encoding type III-A CRISPR-associated RAMP protein Csm4, giving the protein MKALTLHLRCPTGFKNSLPRSDTLFGAVCWGLWLLYGQERLQQFLESYTNDNPALLTSSAFPCLTVGGQTTHLFPKPKSCPAELQFDENHHDLAKSFRKVRYLDGDLFQYFIQEGLTDQNLWEWLLQDKVQLSEDRQILSKGGVKTLSARSEVVPGNAIDRLSGAALEGMLYHSTEWFFGPDTDAFILVRLAEEWEKKILAVFRYYGDKGLGGDSSVGKGGYRLEVSNGLPFCEPVGGRRWVTLSLYYPRPDEWTFFRQNLDQAWYSVTKRKGKVESGFSPTSNIWKKSVLMLEEGSSFPEMDGCRNYGTLVEVGTRPDGGSILQHGLAFAVRMR
- the csm5 gene encoding type III-A CRISPR-associated RAMP protein Csm5, with translation MDAKTQATYYLKLTPLSPIHIGSGREYFPQEYIPQENPDRILIVDLDQLIQKYPRIADQSFLAEQRTPLWETRAGELVLRDASLVLNSDKTDRHTLQDIKASAKRENVSTIWEFTKTAYSRPYIPGSSVKGAVRTAIAYYLLATSPETFSRLKQVIVARNPRIEPGDGSAVEQLVFTDGNGAHDDLMRLWSFSDSSPLDCHKTLTVVQGRRLSSTQPLGFRNWYEALTETSGSLRLCATYDSALASCGAWRPVRPACFPKTIGDIFTCLNRFADDIIAHELAYFRNHPAKPQETVDFYQNLKERRQRGEVLLCLGKGTGWHKKTIGQLLRQDRSSIFKDVVVAYRLGKGRRRFTDFPVSREMAIRNRRPGVFGWAQMSMESRK
- a CDS encoding TIGR02710 family CRISPR-associated CARF protein translates to MSIANQSPEVLLMLVGTSPEPIIISIKKLQPKRVHFVCTADSEKYIDRVVADRRLLPSQFDKTVMQGLETQETYRVVKELHTRYQAKRVALDITGGKKAMVAGAALAGFLLEMPVYYVDFRAFDPEKRRPVPGSEFLAELTNPYQVFGSIEEAHADSLFKAGDYRAAQMLYEAMCGRIPDPRSCEVKRLVSAALAAWDDFAFGQACDHLAKAIARSEQFKVFAAQREVWKRQLNLLEKLKDDNRDQYFELLKRTEYFEAAAVSLVAKARRWLEAGQTNMAAIAAYRLLELAGQHRLALKGIDASKVQPEIRIQHDTAFRDLQKQIHGTDSGIREQLGLLDTWSLLYVLGDKVLLGDSPSVNDLKRLKSKLKARNELWPEHRNVTMDEQGSREFLGYAIGWLRRLVPDIEARADEVRPPDF